In Mytilus edulis chromosome 8, xbMytEdul2.2, whole genome shotgun sequence, the genomic window aataatgttcagccaagtaagatctacaaataagtcaaatgaccaaaattgtcagttgaccccttaaggagttattgccttttatagtcgatatttaacaacttttcatcattttttgtaatcttgtacaaaaatcttcttctctgaaactactgggccaaatctaaccaaacttggtcacaatcaatTCTAAACTATCTTggttaaaaatgtgtccagtgaccctgtctgccaaccaagatggctgatattactaaaaatagaacaaaggggtaaaatgcagtttttggcgtatatcactgaaactaaagcatttagagcaaatcttacatgggttaaaaatgttcatcagatttcAGAAGAATCTGACAACATATtgtttgggttgctgcccctgagttagtaattttacaaaaaaaatgcattttttatgtcccacctaagatagtagatggacattatgttttctggtctctgcgtccgtttgtttgttcttacgtccgtctgtccttctgtctgtccattcgtcccgcttcaggtttaagtttttggtcaaggtagttttggatgaagttgaagtgcaatcaacttgaaactcagcacacatgtgccctatgatatgatctgtctaattttaatgccaaattagtgttttgaccccaatttgatggttcactgaacataaaaaatgatagtgcaaatttcaggtaagagtttttggtcaaggtagtttttgatgaagttgaagtctgattaacttgaaacttagtatacatgttccctatgatatgatccttctgatttatatgccaaattagagttttaaccccaatttcacggtccactaaacacagaaaatgatagtgcgagtggggcatctgtgtagtatggacacatttttgtttggtATTGTCTTAGATATCGTTACAATACCAAATAAAATCCAATATTTACTACTATTGATTATAAtgttaaccttattttacatgaattCCAAAGCATTAGTAAATCCAGGTGAGCGATGCAGGCTCTTTTCGTTTGTACAAATTATCACGgatatttgaattcatggttttgccaatgtCTGCATACAACCTGataaaaatttgtaattcgttgaatatttaaattccaCGAAAAATTTATAAACTAACAGTAACAGACAATGAATCAGATCTTTGCAAAATGGAGATAGATTCCTTAATTCCTTAATTTAAGATGGTTCCATAATAATAGGTTAatacttcatttatttttttccagtaAACTAGGACTACATCTTCCACATCCGGTTGACCACAAGGCAGGGAAAGCACAATGGGATGCTGACAAACAAGTATTAACTGTCACATTACGGATGGTCAGAGAttatgatgattttaatttttgatctTGTCAAAGTTTACAATGTTTTAACTTGTTACATGTAAATCAGAGGTTCAGTTTTTTCCTctatttaaaaaagggggaaagCCTGTATTTGACCAAATACTAAAGACTAAAATTCAATTTGTGTcaagtttttgttttatcataaaatCTTTGGTAAATGAATGGTCTTTTTCATTTAGAAATTCTTAGTTCTTAATAAATCATCTTGTTGATGCAATATTAAAATCGAATGATGACAATAAAAAGACTCCATCAATGAAATTTGATAAATGgcaggttttatttttatttttatcaacttttTGTTAAATGAATTGACTATTTTAGATACTGTAGGTTTCTCAATCAATCATCCACCAGTAGTTAATGGAATATTTCAATAATGTTTATTGTTTAAGCTTGTTATTGTTAAAGCATGCATTATATTTTAAAGGCAATTTCATGTGTTTTTTCTGGTGCATTCAGTGGTGGATCTAGAAAATGCCTAAGAGGGGGTCCGATcctgtcacgcttcagtgattccctatataaccaatcaaattttttttgaaaaaggggggggccTGGGCTCCCTGGGCCctccccccccctaaatccgcctcgggcatttgtaatatattttttttaaattggaaattctttgattagttatttcATAAGAATGATTAGAATTATCaaattttgataattgaaaatattgcatatacatttgtacatgtacactaAATTGACTAATATAAGATTTAAATGGAAACTCTTAATTTTCTGAGTTTTTAACCAGTTATTGTGTTATgggtctttttttttctaaaaaaataatcaaatgttttatttttcttaatagagtcttttttttccaaattagaAGATTATTTGGATGAATCTTTAATATCTGTATATTAAACATTTAGTAGCTGGTGAACACTGAGGTGAATTCAATTCCCAACACATGTGTTTAACTGCAATCTTATTATAAACTGGCATTGCCAGTTTTCTTGTGGTTCTCAATGGGCATACTGGGGAAATCAACGAAAACTGACCACCTCGATAAAACCAAAAATGCTAAAAGTGGTGTCAAACACCAAAGATAAATCAATCCATCATTCAATCATTGAACATTTAtacttttttcatgaaaaaaggaATTTACATAAattcattttataacatttgatcATATTGAATAAATCATTCCATCAACAGAAAATGACATTCCGTCCAATCTATATGAAATTCCATCCAACCTatatgaaatgtatttttatatatttatttgtattttacatttatttatgtttgaaaataaatttattaatttcatttgtattgtgtagttcaaatttaaatttatgcaTGTAATCCAACACAAAACAAACTAGCTGTTACATGTGTTAGTGCAAAAGGTCATTTGTTTGATATAGTCTCAGAAAACACTGTAAAAATGGTACATAACTACTTCTTTACTCAAATAGTAGGTGGAACTTTAGGAGTTAACTTCATGAggtcaaaataattatttggtTTGAATGGATTTGGTGAAATTTATTTATGCAGACTTTCATCTTGTAAGATATTAGGTGTTGTGCTCTACTCAAATCTTAATTGTCTACGCTATTTCATTTTCCTGCTGTAGGTCAGTGGTTATCTCTGGGTGCTCCTGCTTCCGCAACctataaaagttattaatattTTTGGGTTCTTAAAATCCATTTGATATTTGGGAATGGATGTTAAAACatctatttataaatatcttgtaCAAATGTTTTAAgcataaaaagggtaaaaaggATTAACAAAAATATTGGACTGTACAAGTAACCATAAAAATAGCCAACACTTGACTGCTCCAAGAAAGACATACAATGGAGTCAAAAAGTAACAAACAATACAGGTACAGATTCATCATGTGGTAGGGTCTTACCAGTTTTTATGCCCATGCTTTGTCCATCTATAGACCAATTTAGTTTCATGGATTGTTTAGTTATAAGTCAGGCATATGCTTTTCTGCTTGTACTCTGGCAACTGAAAGTTGGGGGGCATATTGTCTTACctatgtccgtccgtctgtcccataaAGTGTATATAGTTATTTCACATAACTCCTCCTATTATACAGTTTGAATCCTAtgaagttttcactttgctgtctgtttgtacatatattattgAAATTGTGCATGTGGtcaagttttatatttttatcgatatttgctcttttgggagatagTTGAATTTAGTCATTTTTTGGAGTACTTACTTGCATAAGAGGAGTGTTTCCAGATAACTTCCACAGTTCAATGCTAtgaagttttcactttgctggctgtttaaacatatattgaaggtgtgcatgtggtcagggttttgctttttatcaatatttgaacTTTTGGGGTATAAGCAGTTAACTGTTATAGTTATTTTAGAATAAAACTTTGCATCTGCAGGAGCATCAATTGTGTCTCTCACATATAATAATATCAAAGAAAGTCCTACACTGACTTTGTTATAATACAGTTACTTCAGTGTGGAGTGCAggggcatcactttgtctagtttgaattgtttttcattttttaatggcAGATCTTCTATAGATGACTATACCGTGTtggttttggtcattgttgaagactaCGTTTATCTATAGTTGTATGCATTTGCGTGATTTGGTCTTTGGcgaatagttgtcttattgacaactAATATTATTACCAGATCACACGTTTATACATATGTTGATTAAAGGTAAACAGTCCAGCTAAATTGTAACTGTTGAACCGACTGATtagaaaacatatataaatatatatattcataggTATGTCAGACACCCTGGAATCCTTCAAAAGTGGCATATCCACTCTAACATTTGAAGGATCCACAGCAACTTATTAAACTTTAAAGccactgtacataatgtatatatgttattgataacgatttttcttgtcatattatttttaaattaagtccatatgtacatagcacacaagttccgggaagttttacactcctgaggcccctcatgggggggtcctagtaatcacataatcaccatttttttgccaatataatcacataatcattaaatatttgcttatctttagtaatcaaataatcataaactaaaaatacagtcctaggtaatcaaataatcatgaaatatttggcttaataatcaaataatcattaaaaaaacggccaagtaatcacataatcaaaaaccccatgagggccctcactcctacctaggagtctactcccgtattcggaagaagaagaagaagatataacaaaatcatttaaagaatataattaatattttttgcacAGACACattgttatataaattatttattttcaaacgaGAATGATTCTGTTCCAGGTCAGTTTGAACTTTCCTTTGaggtcggtttttttttttattttacctcttaaatgttgatttttataaCGATCTTGGTTGAAAGACGGCCAACATTGGTGAACATTTTTCTTGCCGAGTACTCTTCATGGTATCAATATAAATGTATCCTTTTGAAAACGGCTGAATTCTAGTAAAAGTGAGCCCGGGAAAATCGCTCGTTTTCTAGTCTCTCTTTTATGGGAAGGAAAAAGGAGGGCTCTTATAATGTGTTACCTGTATTTAAAGAGATTTCTATCCATACACTTCaatgtataaaattataaacaaatttgaTGTTTAGTCAAATATTGGTCTACAAATATTGGAAACATACTATATACTTCTGCAACtattatttaaattcattttacaCTAAATGTGCGTACAATTTGTACTTGTAAGTACTGCCTATTATTCTGCTTCTGTATTGTTCGAATACTGTTTGGGTACGTCCTCTTCCACATTCAATttaccctcttttttttttacaaaagttaagaataaaaaataaacttaatttAGCGCGAAGGATAAAGTGCAGTATAACAAATTGGGAACATTGAATGAAACATTATGATTAAATATGGACTCGCTACGTCTCGAAAAGAATAAATGCTCTTTTTTCTAACAATTTAATATAGCTgatatatacaagtatatattatatttacgAATATATAATCAAACATCATGTGCAGACATACCCGACTGTAAtattacaattttcattaatgTCCGAAATCTGCTGACCAGTAAGTGAAATACACGTCTCATGCCTTAAGGTATATGCAcaatttttaataacatttttgttacaaTATTATTTATGTAATTTGTTATGTAAATTTCTGCAACCAGGAATATCTATTTAATGATGGGCGACTGTAAGAAAAAATCACTTTTGTTTTGAAGTCGTTATCCACCAGTCCACAGTGGTAAGTTGAAAAATctagtttttaattttgatattaaatataCGTAAGCAAGTTGGTGTAGGGGTATATAGATTTTAGAAAGATAGTACAATGTACGATATTTATCAtagtttatgataaaaaaattgttgttgtAAATACTCAaatcatattgtttaaaattcataTCTCACCTGTGACaagtcagagacatataatacaaggtATCTGGTCTTAATAAGATACCACAACgagtacattgtcggaaaatataaagaaaaagtcCTTTTGAAACAGGACAAGAAACGAGGTTCTCCTTCGTAGCAATTTTGATTTAGATTACAATTAGAGTTTATACTACTAGTATTCATATTTCCAGGAAAGTAAATATACATGCTGCAATGCCTGTATACAATAttggttaaattaaaaaaaagagtataCAATTTGTGTATGAGGCTGTCCAAAGCCAGGAGCTGTAGGTCAGTGCcgttgtaaaatatttgtttgtttgtttgtttgtttgtttgtttgtttgtttgtatcacatctttcatatttgttttgcataaattgttttattataaattaggcCGATAgtattttcaattgaattttttCATATCTTCCATGTCGGGTCTTTTTATAGACGACTATacggtgtggttttttttttctcattgttgatgtCCGTACGGTTGCATTGTTTTCATATTGCTAGTTTGTTTCCTGCCTTCTGGCTGAAAGATAGAAAagttttttaaatatcttgaaaacatgcacattgacctatatatttttgctCTTTTGAATTATGTATTAaccccctatcaatataaaccagTGCTAAGTCTGAACCTGAACCTTGGAGTAGCGAACTTCCTCAGATGTTGTTATAACcgaaaatatctttaaaatgtttCATACATTTGTGTAACAGTCATTTAAATCTAAATTACACATGGAAGCAGGAAATACAACATCTGCATATTTTATTTTGCACTTATTTCtatatttgttgatttatttCAGAATCATGATGAAGATAGTTCTTTTCGGTCTTTTGGCTGTCGGAGCCATGGCTCAATTCCCTGGATTAATGGGAGGATTTGGTGGGCAGCTCCCAAGTGGTGCCATGGACATGCTCAAAGACCTTAAACCAGACGACATAAAAAACGCCATCAAACACATGTCACCAGAAATGAGAGACATGGCTAGAAGTATGGGAATCACCGAAGACCAAATAAAGAACGCCGTCAAAAATATGCCAGAGGATTTCGACGTGTCTTCCATGGTTTCCGGTCTGTCTGGTAAAATGGCCGACAACAAGGATGCAATGAAGGACATGATGATGAAAGAAATGGACGAAATGAAAGAACAGATGAGAGAGGAATCTGTAGCCGATTTCAAAAATGAGATGGACAACTTTGGATTTGATTTGAGTCAAGGTGCTTCCGGGCTCAGAGGTCAAATTTTACCAAAAATGACCGAAATGATGGGAGAGAATCTTAGATACGAAGGTATTGATACTAATGATCATGAAGCTCTCCGTAAAAACGTCCATGTCGAAATCAGAATGATGATTGGAGCTAAAAGTGATACCACTAACGATGAAGTCAGAAGAATGCTCAAAGAAAAAATCATGGAAGAAATGAAAGAAGATGGAGTTGAATTCAACAAAGAAAAGGCACAAGGTGAATTCAAGAAAGCAATGATGGAAGAATTGAAAGATATGGGAATGGAGGCCAAAGACGATATTGATACAAGCTCTTTGAAAGACATGTTGAAGACCGCCATGAAATCCGGTAAAATGGGAAATACTCAAGGTATGATGCAGCAGTTCCTCCCAATGATGATGAACCTCGATATCAAAATTGATGCTTGAACATTTTAATTGTTATTATCAATGACATTTCACAATAGTAAATTGTATAAAAGAATACTTGTTATTGTCAGTGTCTTTATGCATTAAATACTCGATTACATGACATAAGTTTAGTAACATAATTGTAGTTATCAAAGCCATCAAACAACATAACTCATGCAGTATCCGTATATCTGCAAACTTGAACACATATCTGGAAGTAAATCAATAGTAATAGCGAtcgatatttttaattttttgttcaattgattgttggtttcttatcgtccagcgacaaatatttcaaacatattcaggacaagaacacaTTAATAATAAATGCAATAGGTAGGTCCTGTAATAGAGGCTTCCCGGGGTAAAGGTCGGGTAAATTTGGACTGCCCCTTGAGAATTATGGTAAAGTGTATATCCAAATCATAAAACCATAGACATGCAATGAAAAAAAGCTGAAGAATTGATAGTTGGAAGGATAAACGGTAGGGCATTGAATGTTTAATATTTTGGGGATAATACGCATTCGTGACTAAATCATAAGAAACTTCCCGCATGTGTGACGAAATGAAAATCAATACATGTTACAATTGTTGAAAACCAAACTTTTTCAATGGTTTGAATACAAATTTAATGTTCTTCCCTTTAGGAATCACACTGAGCGACTCTTTAGAAATTTGTAAACACGCAAAGACATTTGGACACACAATCTCAAGATAATATTACCTTTAAAATAGACATGCCCACCTTATAAATGTTCCCACTGTCAATATCATGTTGTGTACCGAGAGTAACATGACATAACCTTGGCTAACTGAAATCCATgcttaaaaatatacaaatatagatTGAAAGTAGTACTTCCggtttaattgttttttaaaataccAATACCAGTACGTATTTAAAAAATTTCAGAATACGTGTAGCAATGTGAGGAGTACTTAAATGTGTGTCAAATATGATATAAGAAATAGTTGAAAATATCTCATAAGAATTTTTATAAACTGAATATTTTATCAGTCAGTCtttggaaatataaaatattcaagTAAAATGTGAATTTAATACGGAGAAATACTAGTTTCACATAAACTTTAAGGTTCCTTGTGCGATGTCCGTTCCAGGGAGAAATTTTGAGGGACTTAATTATCGACTCTAAGACTTCATTGACACCACtttcgagtatggtcttgagaaacgatgctAGTCCGTCGGAatgggacgataaatggctgacctgtgttaagagagaacaatacaagacacccttgtagatttcgaaataGAACAGGTTAATGCATTACGAGGCAACActtgcaaagtggaaagggatttatataagttgtaataactttttcccaatccactatatataaatatgtttaaacaaagaCTATGGGGAGAGACAAAGTAAAAAGAATACCAGTTTTTGCTGGATTGCTGTTGCTGGGCTGAGTGGCTTATACTTCTG contains:
- the LOC139487039 gene encoding uncharacterized protein PF3D7_1120000-like, coding for MMKIVLFGLLAVGAMAQFPGLMGGFGGQLPSGAMDMLKDLKPDDIKNAIKHMSPEMRDMARSMGITEDQIKNAVKNMPEDFDVSSMVSGLSGKMADNKDAMKDMMMKEMDEMKEQMREESVADFKNEMDNFGFDLSQGASGLRGQILPKMTEMMGENLRYEGIDTNDHEALRKNVHVEIRMMIGAKSDTTNDEVRRMLKEKIMEEMKEDGVEFNKEKAQGEFKKAMMEELKDMGMEAKDDIDTSSLKDMLKTAMKSGKMGNTQGMMQQFLPMMMNLDIKIDA